From Topomyia yanbarensis strain Yona2022 chromosome 1, ASM3024719v1, whole genome shotgun sequence, one genomic window encodes:
- the LOC131693701 gene encoding uncharacterized protein LOC131693701 yields MSGVLKALLKREKQLNHFTELIDRFLHNFDEERDSRQLSIHLQKLDEVAKEFYDVRGKIEVLQEDEELKEVAGKDPTVKEEAVQAREDSNFQVMHQFYDRFCNLKAELIELQAGTAHLLSGSDNHQAAGPVSRVKLPDIRLPSFSGKIREWVTFRDTFRSLIDNNNQLTDVDKFTYLRSSLSGDALQEVSSLELSADNYSVAWKALVRRYENKKLIVKAHLDALFSLETLKKESYDGINQLIGEFDKNLQMLEKIGENTAGWSTLLAYMLCSRLDSATLRLWETHHGSTEVPPYDKVIEFLRNHCSVLQSISTSRPSVPDHRPPKTSFCHTTARLPGRCPFCSESWHTAFHCIKFQRMKVPERSEAVNKNMLCRNCLSSGHYARSCDKGVCHHCRQKHHSMLHINQVRSSVPTPQTKPSAANQQPQTKPPTLNQHAHTQSSNTPATSASSQIIHTPSTSQNATTSHNFVALPNTPTHNILLSTALVKLSDRFGNSVLARALLDSCSQHCLMSKEFSTKLKFDELSSFLAVQGIGSARSLSTKSVQAEVSPRLSDISHFAEQMQFHVLPKLTVALPTANIDPHQWSLPESTLMADPQFHETGPVDVIIGAEYYMDLLKEGQLKATSEGPTLQNTVFGWIVSGRVPNTSSCRLSSVTHACSTADIQDQLTRFWELETCRTRSTHSLEESACEDHFEKTTVRNSKGRFVVTLPKKEFVINQLGESKEIAVRRFAGLEKRFAANPQLKQLYTEFISEYQNLGHMVEVVNETSSGIEYYLPHHAVLKPDSTTTKLRVVFDASCKTSTGVSLNDALMVGPVVQDDLLDIILRFRLHRYAIVADVAKMYRMVNVTADDQRLQRILWRSSVEEQLRTYELTTVTYGTASAPYLATKCLQKLAEEGRQTHPVAAKVLKQDFYVDDMLTGVDNIERGNQFVGDMIALTKSAGFMLRKWNSNCKEILLNVPESLRDDRTILELDSASCAVKTLGLVWEPGTDTFRFSTPKWSTGVITKRAVLADVSRLFDPLGLVGPVVIQAKIFIQDLWMQECGWDQPLGERLQEQWQEFRRNLAGLEGLSVPRWTGIGSHVVSVEIHGFCDASEKAYGACIYIRTVADGGAVDVHLLTSKSRVAPLENLKKKKKKQSIPRLELSSALLLAHVYERVVNSIRINAKAYFWTDSMIVKCWLQSPPSRWKEFVANRVSEIQHITKNGTWNHIAGIDNPADIISRGMTPAQLQYQSHWFRGPNWTFHERVHWPISQQIHEEEIESSVLEEKETVTVVLQAALPSEVFSLRSSMVDLTRLVALIRRFRFNAQVANRNCRKLGTISSEELDDAVRSLVRLSQEECYPQELIDVARAHHVRSSSRIASLNPRLREGILCVGGRLRHASVSVDRKHPFIVDHRHPLAIVIARYYHQKLFHAGQQLTISTMRERFWPTSVRNLVRKVIHSCVACFRTKPKVHEQLMADLPPERVTPCAPFQRVGVDYCGPFYVVYPHRKRQPVKCFVAIYVCLVTKAVHLELVADLTTQAFLASLKRFAARRGKPDLIMCDNAKNFVGAKRELDELRSLFLNQKFRDIVEKETASEDIQFRFIPARSPNFGGLWESAVKSFKTLFKRTIGSHSLIYDEMQTVLVQIEAILNSRPLTPLSNDPDDFEALTPGHFLIQRPLVAIPEPNLTEIPENRLSAWQKIQHYTQELWKKWTRQYLSELQSRTKWTQQKDNVAVGTMVVLKEENLPPLKWLLGRVTEVHHGPDGNIRVVDVRTTNGNYTRGISKICILPIRDNSNLSSEEI; encoded by the coding sequence ATGTCCGGTGTACTGAAGGCGCTGCTGAAGCGCGAGAAGCAGCTGAATCATTTTACTGAGTTAATTGACCGCTTTCTCCACAACTTCGATGAAGAGCGTGATTCCCGACAGCTTAGTATTCATCTCCAGAAGCTGGATGAAGTTGCGAAGGAATTTTACGATGTGCGCGGAAAAATTGAGGTACTACAAGAAGACGAAGAACTGAAGGAAGTTGCTGGAAAAGATCCCACGGTGAAAGAAGAGGCAGTGCAGGCTCGCGAAGATAGCAATTTCCAGGTGATGCATCAGTTTTATGATAGGTTTTGCAATCTTAAGGCGGAATTGATAGAGCTTCAAGCGGGGACGGCCCATTTGTTATCAGGTTCCGATAACCACCAAGCAGCAGGACCGGTCTCACGTGTTAAGCTACCTGACATTCGACTGCCTTCGTTCAGTGGAAAAATTCGCGAGTGGGTGACGTTCAGAGACACTTTCCGCAGTCTTATCGACAACAACAACCAACTGACCGATGTAGACAAATTTACGTATCTCCGATCTTCGCTGTCTGGTGACGCATTGCAGGAGGTCAGTTCATTGGAGCTTTCGGCAGACAATTACAGCGTAGCGTGGAAGGCACTGGTGAGGCGCTACGAGAACAAGAAGCTGATAGTGAAGGCTCATTTAGACGCACTATTTTCACTGGAGACTCTGAAGAAGGAGAGTTACGACGGAATTAATCAGCTCATTGGGGAGTTTGACAAAAATCTGCAGATGCTGGAGAAAATCGGAGAGAATACGGCTGGGTGGAGTACTCTTTTGGCGTACATGCTATGTTCGCGCCTGGATTCTGCTACTCTTCGTCTCTGGGAGACTCATCACGGTTCTACTGAAGTCCCACCGTATGATAAAGTGATCGAGTTCCTCCGAAATCATTGCTCTGTACTACAGTCGATCAGCACATCAAGACCTTCCGTTCCAGATCACCGACCACCAAAGACTTCATTCTGCCATACTACAGCGAGATTGCCCGGCAGATGTCCGTTCTGCAGTGAGTCGTGGCACACTGCCTTCCATTGCATTAAGTTCCAACGAATGAAGGTTCCAGAGAGAAGTGAAGCTGTGAATAAGAACATGTTGTGCCGCAATTGTCTGAGCTCTGGTCATTATGCACGATCTTGTGATAAAGGAGTCTGCCATCACTGTCGTCAGAAACACCACTCCATGCTGCACATCAACCAGGTAAGATCCTCCGTTCCAACCCCGCAGACGAAACCATCGGCAGCAAACCAACAGCCACAGACTAAACCACCAACTCTGAACCAACACGCCCACACACAATCAAGCAACACACCTGCTACCTCTGCTAGCTCGCAGATCATACATACTCCGTCCACCTCACAAAACGCCACCACCAGCCACAACTTCGTTGCACTTCCCAATACACCAACACACAATATTCTATTATCAACTGCTCTTGTGAAACTATCGGATCGATTCGGAAACTCTGTACTAGCTCGAGCATTGCTAGATTCGTGTTCTCAGCATTGTCTCATGTCTAAAGAGTTCTCAACGAAGCTGAAGTTCGACGAGTTATCATCATTTTTAGCTGTCCAAGGAATTGGGTCAGCTCGTTCGTTGTCCACCAAATCTGTTCAGGCAGAAGTGAGCCCGAGACTGTCAGACATCTCACACTTTGCTGAACAGATGCAATTTCACGTCTTGCCGAAGTTGACCGTAGCCTTGCCCACCGCCAACATTGATCCACACCAGTGGAGTCTTCCGGAGTCAACCCTCATGGCGGATCCACAATTTCACGAAACTGGTCCTGTTGATGTCATCATCGGAGCAGAATACTATATGGATTTGCTAAAGGAAGGCCAACTGAAGGCGACAAGTGAAGGGCCCACGTTGCAGAATACCGTTTTTGGCTGGATCGTATCTGGTCGAGTTCCCAATACCTCTTCTTGCAGACTATCGTCGGTGACCCATGCGTGTTCCACTGCGGATATTCAAGACCAGCTTACCAGGTTTTGGGAACTGGAAACATGCCGCACCAGAAGTACGCACTCCCTCGAAGAATCTGCATGCGAAGACCATTTCGAGAAGACAACAGTGAGAAACAGTAAAGGTAGATTTGTTGTCACATTACCCAAGAAGGAATTTGTCATCAATCAGCTTGGCGAATCCAAAGAGATAGCAGTACGACGTTTTGCGGGATTGGAGAAAAGATTTGCTGCGAATCCGCAGTTGAAGCAGCTGTACACCGAGTTCATCAGCGAGTATCAGAACCTCGGTCATATGGTGGAAGTCGTCAACGAAACATCGAGCGGTATAGAATATTATTTACCTCATCATGCAGTCTTGAAGCCGGACAGCACAACTACGAAGCTGCGAGTAGTCTTCGACGCATCTTGCAAAACGAGCACAGGTGTGTCTCTCAACGACGCCTTGATGGTGGGTCCGGTAGTGCAAGACGATTTGCTGGACATCATTCTACGATTTCGATTGCATCGGTACGCGATAGTGGCAGACGTCGCAAAGATGTATCGCATGGTGAATGTTACAGCAGATGATCAACGACTTCAAAGAATTCTATGGCGAAGTTCGGTAGAAGAGCAGTTGCGTACGTACGAACTAACGACAGTAACGTACGGTACAGCGTCTGCACCGTATCTAGCGACGAAGTGCCTGCAGAAGTTAGCGGAAGAAGGAAGACAAACGCATCCGGTAGCTGCTAAAGTGCTTAAGCAGGACTTCTACGTCGATGATATGTTGACAGGTGTAGACAACATTGAAAGAGGGAACCAGTTCGTCGGTGATATGATTGCGTTGACTAAATCGGCAGGATTTATGCTGCGTAAATGGAACTCTAACTGTAAGGAGATTCTACTGAACGTGCCGGAGAGTTTGCGTGATGATCGTACGATTTTAGAGCTAGACTCGGCGAGTTGCGCAGTAAAGACTTTGGGTTTGGTTTGGGAACCCGGTACGGACACATTCCGGTTCAGTACACCGAAGTGGAGCACAGGTGTCATCACGAAACGAGCTGTTCTCGCTGATGTGTCCCGTTTATTCGATCCGTTGGGATTAGTCGGTCCCGTAGTAATTCAGGCCAAGATCTTTATACAAGACTTGTGGATGCAAGAATGCGGATGGGATCAGCCACTGGGTGAAAGGCTGCAAGAACAGTGGCAAGAGTTTAGGCGGAATTTGGCCGGCCTGGAAGGACTATCCGTACCACGGTGGACGGGAATCGGCAGTCACGTTGTATCAGTAGAAATCCACGGATTTTGCGATGCGTCCGAGAAGGCCTACGGGGCATGTATCTACATTCGAACCGTAGCCGATGGAGGAGCGGTCGATGTGCATCTTTTAACGTCGAAGTCCCGTGTTGCCCCATTGGAAAAtttgaagaagaagaagaagaaacaaTCGATTCCGCGCTTGGAACTTTCGTCGGCATTGTTGTTGGCACACGTTTATGAAAGGGTGGTGAACAGCATTCGCATCAATGCTAAGGCATACTTTTGGACGGACTCGATGATCGTCAAGTGCTGGCTTCAGTCGCCACCATCTAGGTGGAAGGAATTTGTAGCAAACCGTGTGTCAGAAATCCAGCACATTACAAAGAATGGAACTTGGAACCATATCGCCGGCATCGATAATCCAGCAGACATAATTTCACGGGGTATGACTCCAGCGCAATTGCAGTATCAATCTCACTGGTTCAGAGGACCCAACTGGACCTTTCATGAGAGGGTACACTGGCCGATAAGCCAGCAGATCCACGAAGAAGAAATCGAGTCGTCAGTGTTGGAAGAAAAGGAAACGGTGACAGTGGTTCTTCAAGCAGCACTGCCCAGCGAAGTTTTCAGTCTGCGATCATCAATGGTGGACCTGACCAGACTAGTTGCTTTGATCCGTCGATTCCGCTTTAATGCTCAAGTTGCTAATCGAAATTGTCGCAAACTAGGAACCATTTCGTCCGAAGAGCTCGACGATGCTGTTCGGTCATTAGTTCGTTTGTCACAGGAAGAATGTTATCCGCAAGAGCTGATAGATGTCGCACGGGCACACCACGTTCGTTCTTCGTCTAGAATCGCATCATTGAACCCTCGACTACGCGAAGGGATACTTTGTGTCGGCGGCCGGTTACGACACGCTTCTGTTTCAGTTGACCGCAAACATCCATTCATCGTAGATCACCGACACCCTCTCGCCATAGTAATCGCCAGATACTACCACCAGAAATTGTTTCACGCCGGACAGCAGCTGACGATTTCAACCATGCGAGAGCGATTCTGGCCTACGAGCGTCCGAAATCTGGTCCGGAAAGTCATTCACAGTTGCGTGGCGTGTTTTCGAACGAAACCTAAGGTTCATGAACAGCTGATGGCAGATTTACCACCAGAACGTGTCACCCCCTGTGCTCCATTCCAGAGAGTCGGAGTGGATTATTGCGGACCGTTTTACGTCGTATATCCTCACCGCAAACGCCAGCCGGTGAAGTGTTTTGTAGCGATTTACGTTTGTCTGGTTACAAAGGCTGTGCATCTGGAATTAGTAGCAGATCTTACAACGCAGGCATTCTTGGCATCTCTCAAGCGGTTTGCAGCCCGGCGCGGAAAGCCGGACCTAATTATGTGCGACAACGCCAAAAACTTTGTCGGCGCTAAACGAGAATTAGACGAACTCCGTTCTCTGTTCCTAAATCAGAAGTTTCGAGACATCGTAGAGAAGGAGACAGCCAGTGAGGATATACAATTTCGGTTCATTCCAGCACGATCGCCGAACTTTGGAGGATTGTGGGAGTCTGCAGTCAAGTCCTTCAAAACGCTCTTTAAGCGCACAATCGGTTCCCACAGTCTGATCTACGACGAGATGCAGACCGTACTGGTGCAGATAGAAGCTATTCTAAATTCCCGCCCGCTGACCCCACTCAGTAATGATCCAGACGATTTTGAGGCTCTGACCCCAGGTCATTTTCTCATTCAGAGGCCATTAGTAGCGATTCCGGAACCCAATCTAACTGAAATCCCGGAAAATCGGCTATCAGCATGGCAAAAGATCCAGCATTACACTCAGGAACTTTGGAAAAAGTGGACACGCCAGTACCTGTCAGAGCTACAGAGCAGAACGAAATGGACCCAGCAGAAGGACAATGTAGCAGTCGGAACGATGGTGGTTCTTAAAGAAGAGAACTTACCGCCTCTAAAATGGTTATTGGGACGAGTGACTGAGGTACACCACGGACCAGATGGCAACATTCGAGTAGTCGATGTGCGTACAACAAATGGCAATTATACCAGGGGGATCTCCAAGATCTGTATATTGCCTATTCGAGACAATTCCAACCTATCATCAGAGGAGATCTAG
- the LOC131677023 gene encoding sodium channel protein Nach, producing MVLELKKNSSSNGKFSSNMSSVVYPSNGRHERKKMQYSFKYELVRLWSTVSTHCYRQLVQEDRSIWERLMWFLIIIVETVALIIILVTAWNSFTSNPLITTLHDTFYPIKNVPFPAIALCNNNRISRAAAISYAENLSRKDPAMRNVSFFLNQIRLLGKLFDFDYEKIHPMTEFQEFLDIYDTNNVSGMFSAYDTMEKLSPRCEQMLLRCFWKSIELPCMTKNEMIEVRRTQYGFCCTFNFIGHNEDNEIHPPSYFLDVTGPEMGLVLLLNGSSNDYFHNLFNNIGFKLQIFNPSEIPDITTGGVSEQFLHLGTETFVRVDATTIESEIDVRRYSRKTRQCVFRNELLRYGGRYGRSNCVAACRIRSVVALCECVPFYMPISGSASDRSVTICNLQHIVCLNKYKIKWSTVITEITPIPGLEKEMEESLYCPECLPSCSDSKYQISATELPLIRTRRKGFSVTHGIEDVSEVSVVRIFFGQPETLLYKQDVVFYWFEIFSNFGGMCGIMAGLSLISISENVYFIIRQFVLVLLDKSSRWRQRSRRNRVAAQILD from the exons ATGGTtcttgaactgaaaaaaaattctagcagtaatggaaaattttcttcgAATATGTCAAGTGTAGTATATCCCTCAAACGGGAGGCACGAACGTAAAAAGATGCAATATAGCTTTAAGTATGAGTTGGTTCGACTGTGGAGTACTGTTTCAACTCATTGCTATAGACAGCTGGTACAGGAAGATCGGAGCATTTGGGAACG GCTGATGTGGTTCCTCATAATAATAGTGGAAACTGTCGCTTTGATCATCATTCTGGTCACAGCCTGGAACAGTTTCACCTCTAACCCTCTGATAACCACCCTGCACGACACTTTCTATCCGATAAAGAACGTCCCCTTTCCGGCGATAGCCTTGTGTAACAACAATCGAATATCCCGCGCAGCGGCCATCAGCTATGCGGAAAATCTCAGCCGAAAGGATCCGGCGATGCGAAATGTCAGTTTCTTTCTGAACCAGATCCGCCTGTTGGGAAAGCTGTTCGATTTTGACTACGAAAAGATACATCCAATGACGGAGTTTCAGGAATTTCTGGATATCTACGATACAAACAACGTGTCCGGGATGTTCAGTGCTTACGATACCATGGAGAAA CTCTCACCCCGCTGTGAGCAGATGCTGTTGCGTTGCTTCTGGAAAAGCATCGAGTTACCGTGCATGACGAAAAACGAAATGATTGAGGTGAGACGAACACAGTACGGATTCTGTTGCACTTTCAACTTTATTGGACACAACGAGGATAACGA GATTCATCCGCCATCGTACTTTTTGGATGTTACGGGACCTGAAATGGGATTGGTACTGCTATTGAATGGCTCCAGCAACGATTACTTTCACAATCTGTTTAATAACATTGGATTTAAG CTTCAAATTTTCAACCCATCGGAGATTCCAGACATTACAACGGGAGGAGTCAGCGAGCAATTTCTGCATCTGGGCACTGAAACGTTCGTCCGAGTGGATGCTACCACTATAGAAAGCGAGATAGACGTGCGTAGATACTCGAGAAAAACG CGCCAGTGCGTTTTCCGCAACGAGCTGCTTAGATACGGCGGTCGCTATGGGAGAAGCAACTGCGTTGCCGCCTGCCGCATCCGAAGTGTGGTGGCCCTGTGCGAATGCGTTCCATTTTACATGCCGATATCGGGCAGTGCCAGCGACAGGTCCGTAACCATCTGTAATCTACAGCACATCGTGTGTTTGAACAAGTACAAAA TAAAATGGTCCACCGTCATAACGGAAATTACGCCTATCCCTGGTCTGGAGAAGGAAATGGAAGAGTCGTTGTACTGCCCGGAATGTTTACCCTCTTGTTCCGACAGCAAGTATCAAATATCCGCTACCGAGCTACCATTGATAAGGACCAGACGAAAAGGCTTCAGTGTTAC TCACGGGATCGAGGACGTTTCAGAAGTCAGCGTGGTACGTATCTTTTTCGGACAGCCTGAAACGTTGCTGTATAAGCAGGATGTTGTGTTCTATTGGTTCGAGATCTTTAGCAACTTTGGTGGCATGTGCGGTATCATGGCTGGGTTGTCGCTGATAAGCATTTCGGAAAATGTTTACTTCATCATCCGACAGTTTGTATTGGTTTTGCTGGACAAATCGAGCCGGTGGCGTCAAAGGAGCCGACGAAATCGAGTGGCGGCACAAATTTTGGACTGA
- the LOC131677024 gene encoding triosephosphate isomerase, with amino-acid sequence MGRKFCVGGNWKMNGDKASIAELCKVLTTGPLNADTEVVVGCPAPYLTLARSQLPDSVGVAAQNSYKVAKGAFTGEISPAMLKDLNIGWVILGHSERRAIFGESDELIADKVAHALAEGLKVIACIGETLQEREAGQTEAVCFRQTKAIADKVKDWSNVVIAYEPVWAIGTGKTATPEQAQEVHAALRKWFTDNVSADVSGSIRIQYGGSVTAANCRELAAKPDIDGFLVGGASLKPEFIQIVNARQ; translated from the exons ATGGGCCGCAAATTCTGTGTCGGAGGCAACTGGAAGATGAACGGTGATAAGGCTAGCATCGCCGAATTGTGCAAAGTGCTGACCACCGGACCACTGAACGCCGATACCGAGGTAGTGGTGGGATGCCCGGCCCCCTATCTGACGCTAGCTCGTTCCCAGCTGCCGGACAGCGTCGGAGTTGCTGCTCAG AACTCTTACAAGGTCGCGAAGGGAGCCTTCACCGGTGAAATCTCACCCGCCATGCTGAAGGATCTAAACATTGGTTGGGTCATTCTGGGCCACTCGGAACGACGTGCCATTTTTGGTGAATCAGACGAGCTGATTGCCGACAAGGTTGCCCATGCGCTTGCCGAGGGTCTGAAGGTGATCGCTTGCATCGGTGAAACACTGCAGGAGCGGGAAGCTGGTCAAACGGAAGCAGTCTGCTTCCGTCAGACTAAAGCGATTGCCGATAAGGTCAAGGACTGGAGCAACGTAGTAATCGCCTACGAACCGGTGTGGGCTATCGGTACCGGTAAGACTGCCACCCCGGAGCAGGCCCAGGAGGTCCATGCTGCGCTGAGAAAATGGTTCACGGATAATGTGTCCGCTGATGTGTCCGGGTCAATTCGTATTCAATATGGGGGATCAGTTACTGCTGCCAACTGCCGTGAGCTTGCAGCTAAGCCCGATATCGACGGGTTCTTGGTGGGAGGTGCATCCCTCAAGCCGGAATTTATTCAGATTGTTAATGCTAGACAGTAA
- the LOC131677026 gene encoding probable transcriptional regulatory protein aq_1575 gives MFQSIRLPVQFLCKQLRISAECVRNFGATSPLTAGHSKWQNIRHIKALNDGRKSVLFIKLARQIRLAIQAGGPNPALNSTLRATIDEALKKNMPNSTIQGILKKSAQNPTQLKRFTLEMKAFNQINIMCVLYTEKFTQTKMELASVLRRNLAMYDDVKHLFDEQGFVEAIAPSEASKEDLLSCCTEHAIEVGAEDVEVMSEESKLIRFICAPIDIEKVKTQLEKLSYTIEHSEHAYVPKSTIKLNPDATLAYENLKEKLRAIDGVEDIYDNVELVYSE, from the exons ATGTTTCAATCCATTCGTTTGCCAGTGCAGTTCTTATGCAAACAGCTGAGGATTTCTGCAGAATGCGTACGAAATTTCGGTGCTACTTCGCCTCTGACTGCAGGGCATTCTAAATGGCAAAATATTCGACACATTAAAGCGCTCAACGATGGGCGGAAGTCCGTTTTGTTTATCAAATTGGCCCGTCAGATTCGATTGGCTATTCAAG CCGGAGGACCTAACCCAGCGCTGAACTCAACATTACGGGCCACAATCGACGAGGCTTTGAAGAAAAATATGCCCAACTCGACGATTCAGGGTATACTGAAGAAGTCGGCGCAAAATCCAACCCAGCTCAAGAGGTTTACGCTCGAGATGAAGGCATTCAATCAGATCAATATCATGTGCGTGCTCTACACGGAGAAATTCACGCAGACGAAGATGGAACTGGCTTCGGTTTTAAGAAGGAACCT CGCTATGTACGATGATGTCAAACACCTGTTCGACGAGCAAGGATTCGTGGAAGCAATCGCACCGTCGGAAGCATCGAAAGAAGATTTGTTATCCTGTTGTACTGAGCATGCCATCGAAGTGGGAGCCGAAGATGTTGAAGTGATGAGTGAAGAAAGCAAACTGATTAGG TTTATCTGTGCTCCAATCGATATTGAGAAGGTGAAAACACAGCTGGAAAAGCTGAGTTACACAATCGAGCATAGCGAGCACGCTTACGTTCCAAAGAGCACCATCAAACTGAACCCGGATGCAACGTTGGCCTATGAGAATCTGAAAGAAAAGCTTCGAGCGATTGATGGAGTGGAGGACATTTACGATAACGTTGAATTAGTTTATAGTGAATAA
- the LOC131677025 gene encoding cystinosin homolog, with protein sequence MLLLAVVLALFSVDLVQSSDTVNRSDHLKLWFDPQEYTTTLREGVILKLWISGTATSDVAFRFSTVSGSLVGIYPETVRIYADEIFFNNSTTLEAAGSRPGSFFVKASVEPDNIVDIRRLFVRLKIAISQPLIYISLLIGWAYAICWSVGDYPQIILNHRKKSVIGLSFDFLYMNVVGNLCYATFNAFMYWNGYVEQEYFNRHPFGLNPVIGNDVGYAMHALFATGVTLLQCYLFDNGGNSISSAAKAIILTYVGTILVSAVSVSFGLFHWLDFLYVLSYIKLSTNLIKYFPQVYINYKRQSTEGFAIMNRLLDLAGGLLSIVQMVINAWNFDDWPSIFGSPVKFALGFVSIFFDLVFIIQHFYLYKKPVEIPISKSEIIKMNLPSNI encoded by the exons ATGCTTCTTTTGGCTGTGGTACTGGCGTTGTTTTCTGTGGATCTCGTTCAAAGTTCGGACACAGTGAATCGATCCGATCATCTAAAACTATGGTTCGATCCACAAGAGTACACTACTACCTTGAGAGAAGGAGTGATCTTAAAGCTTTGGATTAG CGGGACAGCAACCTCGGATGTAGCATTTCGATTCAGTACCGTGAGCGGTAGCTTAGTTGGTATTTACCCAGAAACGGTCAGGATCTATGcggatgaaatttttttcaacaattcGACCACCCTAGAAGCGGCCGGGTCCCGCCCCGGTAGTTTCTTTGTGAAGGCCAGTGTAGAACCGGACAACATTGTTGACATTCGGCGATTGTTCGTGCGGCTGAAAATCGCAATTAGTCAGCCATTGATCTACATTTCCTTACTGATCGGTTGGGCGTATGCGATTTGTTGGTCCGTTGGTGATTATCCTCAGATTATCTTAAACCACCGGAAAAAGAGTGTGATCGGGTTGAGCTTCGATTTTCTCTACATGAATGTTGTCGGTAACTTGTGCTATGCAACTTTCAACGCATTCATGTACTGGAACGGTTACGTTGAG CAAGAGTATTTTAACCGTCACCCTTTCGGACTGAATCCAGTGATCGGAAACGATGTTGGATATGCCATGCATGCTCTCTTCGCTACTGGTGTTACGCTACTACAATGCTACCTGTTCGACAACGGAGGAAACTCGATATCCAGTGCGGCGAAAGCCATAATCCTCACCTACGTCGGTACAATTCTCGTTTCAGCCGTATCTGTATCCTTTGGATTGTTCCATTGGCTGGACTTTTTGTACGTACTGAGCTACATCAAACTGTCGACTAACTTGATAAAGTATTTCCCGCAAGTTTATATCAACTACAAGAGACAAAGTACGGAGGGTTTCGCGATAATGAATCGTCTGCTGGACTTGGCCGGCGGGCTGCTATCGATCGTGCAGATGGTGATCAATGCGTGGAATTTCG ACGATTGGCCATCAATTTTTGGAAGCCCAGTGAAGTTCGCTTTAGGATTTGTTTCTATCTTTTTTGATTTGGTGTTCATCATACAGCATTTTTATCTGTACAA AAAACCCGTGGAAATTCCAATATCAAAGAGTGAAATCATTAAAATGAACTTGCCATCTAACATTTAG